The following are encoded in a window of Longimicrobiaceae bacterium genomic DNA:
- a CDS encoding phosphopantetheine-binding protein produces the protein MNKDKIRAFLTRFFRDHQLTDDEDIFASGYVNSMFAMQLVQFVETEFGVAIENDDLELDNFRTIDAISALVDRKTAAAV, from the coding sequence ATGAACAAGGACAAGATCCGCGCCTTCCTGACCCGCTTCTTCCGCGACCACCAGCTCACGGACGACGAGGACATCTTCGCCAGCGGCTACGTGAACTCGATGTTCGCCATGCAGCTCGTGCAGTTCGTGGAGACCGAGTTCGGCGTGGCCATCGAGAACGACGACCTAGAGCTGGACAATTTCCGCACCATCGACGCGATCTCCGCGCTGGTGGACCGCAAGACGGCGGCTGCGGTTTAG
- a CDS encoding HAD-IIIC family phosphatase, translated as MDSTDSGTGTAAVEVGGIPVVKDEKAKKPKGVKCVVWDLDHTVWDGILLEDEHVELRPGVLDIIRTLDERGILQSVASKNDHDRAMARLEALGIAEFFLHPQINWSAKGQNVEAIAKALNIGIDTFVFVDDQPFEREEVQFMVPQVRVVDAADLSEFLGIPEMNPEFITDDSRKRRQMYRS; from the coding sequence ATGGACAGCACGGATAGCGGGACCGGGACGGCGGCGGTGGAGGTGGGCGGCATCCCGGTGGTGAAGGACGAGAAGGCGAAGAAGCCCAAGGGCGTGAAGTGCGTCGTGTGGGACCTAGACCACACGGTGTGGGACGGCATCCTGCTCGAGGACGAGCACGTGGAGCTGCGGCCGGGCGTGCTGGACATCATCCGCACGCTGGACGAGCGCGGCATCCTGCAGAGCGTCGCGAGCAAGAACGATCATGACCGGGCGATGGCGCGCCTGGAGGCACTGGGCATCGCCGAGTTCTTCCTGCACCCGCAGATCAACTGGAGCGCCAAGGGCCAGAACGTCGAAGCCATCGCCAAGGCGCTCAACATCGGCATCGACACCTTCGTGTTCGTGGACGACCAGCCCTTCGAGCGCGAAGAGGTGCAGTTCATGGTGCCGCAGGTGCGCGTGGTGGACGCGGCGGACCTCTCCGAGTTCCTCGGTATCCCGGAGATGAACCCGGAGTTCATCACCGACGACAGCCGCAAGCGCCGGCAGATGTACCGCAGCGA